In Siniperca chuatsi isolate FFG_IHB_CAS linkage group LG20, ASM2008510v1, whole genome shotgun sequence, the following proteins share a genomic window:
- the LOC122867418 gene encoding chromobox protein homolog 2-like isoform X1 produces the protein MEGVTVGQVFDAECILSKRPRKGKFEYLVKWRGWSSKHNSWEPEENILDPRLLAAFHKREQERELLFQKKGKRPRGRPRKILPPAPAALKDSRSSSSSSSGLSSSASSSSSEDEDHTKKAKPGPRVHPAPQKRPQIMLAKADPPRKKKRGRKPLHPDLRALRQAKSRPPPPPPPPPPPAPPRHQQVLKAPREEPRPGVKKPLQPASFTYTGLSRSSREEAASASQTSASSFAQTAASRSGSLSCIWTSRSMSPSSGSSSYNKSSPSPQSKNSLSELKRSISETGGSRGDGFKVSTLKQGGGSGSLGLHSSFAGGQMVQRSPLGQRRQEGVGGQTGLVQHKQQNSGLSKQPSSLTPRDRANQALSLRALNLQSVSKPPAGSSLQGHNASGTGAAASRSSLRSGTGGIVVKGGVSMKETRTSAGGQRSALAAGGGAEQGRLRQDRGKEVLAETKKLAGSSSGRGNGSGRHEERKHGLSSQNRSLNELSTGDSDETSSSESEHDASLFPNNSRPSLGNDATESDTETDWRPARSLLEHVFVTDVTANFITVTVKESPTSVGFFNSRNH, from the exons ATGGAGGGGGTCACAGTCGGCCAGGTATTTGATGCGGAATGCATCCTCAGCAAACGGCCGAGAAAG GGCAAGTTTGAGTATTTGGTGAAGTGGAGAGGGTGGTCGTCTAA GCACAACAGTTGGGAGccagaagaaaacattttggaCCCGAGGCTGCTGGCGGCGTTCCACAAGAG AGAACAAGAGAGGGAGCTTCTGTTccagaagaaaggaaagaggcCACGAGGACGTCCGCGCAAGATTCTG CCGCCTGCACCAGCTGCTCTTAAAGACAGCCGCTCCtcgtcctcttcttcctctggtCTTTCATCGTcggcctcctcctcttcctcagaggatgaagatCACACGAAGAAGGCGAAGCCCGGCCCTCGTGTCCACCCGGCCCCCCAGAAGAGGCCTCAGATCATGCTGGCCAAAGCCGATCCTCCCCGCAAGAAGAAGCGCGGGAGGAAGCCGCTCCACCCTGACCTGAGGGCTTTAAGACAAGCGAAGAgcagacctcctcctcctcctccgccgccacctccacctgctcctccaCGTCACCAGCAGGTGCTCAAAGCGCCCAGGGAGGAGCCTCGACCTGGGGTGAAGAAACCTCTGCAGCCGGCCAGCTTCACCTACACCGGGCTGAGCAGGAGCTCCAGAGAGGAGGCTGCCTCCGCCTCCCAGACCTCCGCCAGCTCCTTTGCCCAGACAGCCGCCTCCAGATCCGGATCCCTCAGCTGCATTTGGACCAGTCGCTCCATGTCTCCGTCCTCCGGCTCCTCCTCTTACAACAAAAGCAGCCCGTCCCCACAAAGTAAGAACTCTCTGTCCGAGCTGAAGCGCTCCATCTCAGAAACAGGCGGCAGCAGAGGAGACGGGTTCAAGGTGTCGACTCTGAAACAAGGCGGAGGTTCGGGGTCGTTGGGTTTGCACAGCAGCTTCGCGGGAGGCCAGATGGTCCAGCGCTCCCCGCTGGGccagaggaggcaggagggcGTTGGAGGTCAGACCGGGTTGGTTCAACACAAGCAGCAGAACTCCGGCCTTTCCAAACAGCCGTCCTCGCTAACGCCTCGAGACCGAGCCAACCAGGCGCTCAGCCTCCGAGCCCTCAACCTGCAGAGCGTCAGCAAGCCGCCGGCCGGCAGCAGCCTTCAAGGACACAACGCGAGCGGCACCGGAGCTGCAGCGTCCAGGTCGAGCTTACGGAGCGGCACCGGCGGGATTGTTGTAAAAGGAGGAGTGAGTATGAAAGAGACTCGAACATCAGCTGGTGGGCAGCGCTCTGCGCTGGCAGCAGGCGGAGGTGCCGAGCAGGGGAGGTTGCGACAGGACAGGGGGAAGGAGGTGTTGGCGGAGACTAAGAAGCTGGCAGGAAGCAGCTCCGGCCGAGGGAACGGCAGCGGGAGGCACGAGGAGAGGAAGCACGGGCTCAGCTCCCAGAACCGGAGTCTGAATGAGCTCAGCACCGGCGACTCTGACGAGACCAGCAGCAGCGAATCGGAGCACGACGCCTCCCTGTTTCCAAACAACAGCCGGCCCAGCCTCGGCAACGACGCCACGGAGTCTGACACGGAAACGGACTGGCGGCCGGCGCGGAGCCTCCTGGAGCACGTGTTCGTCACCGACGTCACGGCCAACTTCATCACGGTGACGGTGAAGGAGTCGCCGACCAGCGTGGGATTCTTCAATTCGCGGAATCACTGA
- the LOC122867418 gene encoding chromobox protein homolog 2-like isoform X2, whose protein sequence is MRNASSANGRERHNSWEPEENILDPRLLAAFHKREQERELLFQKKGKRPRGRPRKILPPAPAALKDSRSSSSSSSGLSSSASSSSSEDEDHTKKAKPGPRVHPAPQKRPQIMLAKADPPRKKKRGRKPLHPDLRALRQAKSRPPPPPPPPPPPAPPRHQQVLKAPREEPRPGVKKPLQPASFTYTGLSRSSREEAASASQTSASSFAQTAASRSGSLSCIWTSRSMSPSSGSSSYNKSSPSPQSKNSLSELKRSISETGGSRGDGFKVSTLKQGGGSGSLGLHSSFAGGQMVQRSPLGQRRQEGVGGQTGLVQHKQQNSGLSKQPSSLTPRDRANQALSLRALNLQSVSKPPAGSSLQGHNASGTGAAASRSSLRSGTGGIVVKGGVSMKETRTSAGGQRSALAAGGGAEQGRLRQDRGKEVLAETKKLAGSSSGRGNGSGRHEERKHGLSSQNRSLNELSTGDSDETSSSESEHDASLFPNNSRPSLGNDATESDTETDWRPARSLLEHVFVTDVTANFITVTVKESPTSVGFFNSRNH, encoded by the exons ATGCGGAATGCATCCTCAGCAAACGGCCGAGAAAG GCACAACAGTTGGGAGccagaagaaaacattttggaCCCGAGGCTGCTGGCGGCGTTCCACAAGAG AGAACAAGAGAGGGAGCTTCTGTTccagaagaaaggaaagaggcCACGAGGACGTCCGCGCAAGATTCTG CCGCCTGCACCAGCTGCTCTTAAAGACAGCCGCTCCtcgtcctcttcttcctctggtCTTTCATCGTcggcctcctcctcttcctcagaggatgaagatCACACGAAGAAGGCGAAGCCCGGCCCTCGTGTCCACCCGGCCCCCCAGAAGAGGCCTCAGATCATGCTGGCCAAAGCCGATCCTCCCCGCAAGAAGAAGCGCGGGAGGAAGCCGCTCCACCCTGACCTGAGGGCTTTAAGACAAGCGAAGAgcagacctcctcctcctcctccgccgccacctccacctgctcctccaCGTCACCAGCAGGTGCTCAAAGCGCCCAGGGAGGAGCCTCGACCTGGGGTGAAGAAACCTCTGCAGCCGGCCAGCTTCACCTACACCGGGCTGAGCAGGAGCTCCAGAGAGGAGGCTGCCTCCGCCTCCCAGACCTCCGCCAGCTCCTTTGCCCAGACAGCCGCCTCCAGATCCGGATCCCTCAGCTGCATTTGGACCAGTCGCTCCATGTCTCCGTCCTCCGGCTCCTCCTCTTACAACAAAAGCAGCCCGTCCCCACAAAGTAAGAACTCTCTGTCCGAGCTGAAGCGCTCCATCTCAGAAACAGGCGGCAGCAGAGGAGACGGGTTCAAGGTGTCGACTCTGAAACAAGGCGGAGGTTCGGGGTCGTTGGGTTTGCACAGCAGCTTCGCGGGAGGCCAGATGGTCCAGCGCTCCCCGCTGGGccagaggaggcaggagggcGTTGGAGGTCAGACCGGGTTGGTTCAACACAAGCAGCAGAACTCCGGCCTTTCCAAACAGCCGTCCTCGCTAACGCCTCGAGACCGAGCCAACCAGGCGCTCAGCCTCCGAGCCCTCAACCTGCAGAGCGTCAGCAAGCCGCCGGCCGGCAGCAGCCTTCAAGGACACAACGCGAGCGGCACCGGAGCTGCAGCGTCCAGGTCGAGCTTACGGAGCGGCACCGGCGGGATTGTTGTAAAAGGAGGAGTGAGTATGAAAGAGACTCGAACATCAGCTGGTGGGCAGCGCTCTGCGCTGGCAGCAGGCGGAGGTGCCGAGCAGGGGAGGTTGCGACAGGACAGGGGGAAGGAGGTGTTGGCGGAGACTAAGAAGCTGGCAGGAAGCAGCTCCGGCCGAGGGAACGGCAGCGGGAGGCACGAGGAGAGGAAGCACGGGCTCAGCTCCCAGAACCGGAGTCTGAATGAGCTCAGCACCGGCGACTCTGACGAGACCAGCAGCAGCGAATCGGAGCACGACGCCTCCCTGTTTCCAAACAACAGCCGGCCCAGCCTCGGCAACGACGCCACGGAGTCTGACACGGAAACGGACTGGCGGCCGGCGCGGAGCCTCCTGGAGCACGTGTTCGTCACCGACGTCACGGCCAACTTCATCACGGTGACGGTGAAGGAGTCGCCGACCAGCGTGGGATTCTTCAATTCGCGGAATCACTGA
- the LOC122867427 gene encoding uncharacterized protein LOC122867427 isoform X3, with protein MALLPPQAGLQDLQLLQVQSILTGCITAWCGRCTTLNRKALQRVVKTAQHITRMELPSMEDLNTQRCRKKANRIIRDQNHRSHKLFCLLTIPQHPAPRQRAQGRHHPAPRHRAQGRHHQGPVPPGSGAASSGPRHRAQGRHHPAPRHRAQGRLHLAPRHRAQGRLHLALRHRAQGRLHPAPRHRAQGRHHPTRHRHTYTYVLSVCVNCHSTYIYVHTCVHSVYFKYIIYLFLYLNVCIIYVWS; from the coding sequence ATGGCTCTTCTTCCTCCGCAGGCTGGACTCCAGGATCTGCAGCTTCTCCAGGTGCAGAGTATCCTGACTGGCTGCATCACCGCCTGGTGTGGCAGGTGCACCACCCTCAACCGAAAGGCTCTACagagggtggtgaaaactgctcAGCACATCACCAGGATGGAGCTGCCATCCATGGAGGACCTCAACACCCAGAGGTGCAGGAAGAAGGCCAACAGGATCATCAGAGACCAAAACCACCGCAGCCACAAACTGTTCTGCCTGCTGACGATACCGCAACATCCGGCCCCGCGCCAGCGGGCTCAGGGACGGCATCATCCGGCCCCGCGCCACCGGGCTCAGGGACGGCATCATCAGGGCCCTGTGCCACCGGGCTCAGGGGCGGCATCATCAGGCCCGCGCCACCGGGCTCAGGGACGGCATCATCCGGCCCCGCGCCACCGGGCTCAGGGACGGCTTCATCTGGCCCCGCGCCACCGGGCTCAGGGACGGCTTCATCTGGCCCTGCGCCACCGGGCTCAGGGACGGCTTCATCCGGCCCCGCGCCACCGGGCTCAGGGACGGCATCATCCCACAAGACAtagacatacatatacatacgtcttatctgtgtgtgtaaactgtCACAGTACATATATTTATGTGCATACCTGTGTacattctgtttattttaaatatatcatatatttGTTCCTATATTTGAACGTTTGCATTATTTATGTCTGGTCTTag
- the LOC122867427 gene encoding basic proline-rich protein-like isoform X2, with product MIQQNKGADSGLQEVTGSRTRPPLHRRDYGGESPQLQVPLGSHQRGPDLDSPHPTPSRRQRDNGSSSSAGWTPGSAASPGAEYPDWLHHRLVWQVHHPQPKGSTEGGENCSAHHQDGAAIHGGPQHPEVQEEGQQDHQRPKPPQPQTVLPADDTATSGPAPAGSGTASSGPAPPGSGTASSGPCATGLRGGIIRPAPPGSGTASSGPAPPGSGTASSGPAPPGSGTASSGPAPPGSGTASSGPAPPGSGTASSHKT from the exons ATGATCCAG caaaacaaAGGCGCTGATAGTGGACTACAGGAAGTGACAGGGAGTAGAACACGCCCCCCTCTCCATCGGCGGGACTACGGTGGAGAGAGTCCGCAGCTTCAGGTTCCTCTGGGTTCACATCAGCGAGGGCCTGACCTGGACTCACCACACCCGACACCATCACGAAGACAGCGAGACAATGGCTCTTCTTCCTCCGCAGGCTGGACTCCAGGATCTGCAGCTTCTCCAGGTGCAGAGTATCCTGACTGGCTGCATCACCGCCTGGTGTGGCAGGTGCACCACCCTCAACCGAAAGGCTCTACagagggtggtgaaaactgctcAGCACATCACCAGGATGGAGCTGCCATCCATGGAGGACCTCAACACCCAGAGGTGCAGGAAGAAGGCCAACAGGATCATCAGAGACCAAAACCACCGCAGCCACAAACTGTTCTGCCTGCTGACGATACCGCAACATCCGGCCCCGCGCCAGCGGGCTCAGGGACGGCATCATCCGGCCCCGCGCCACCGGGCTCAGGGACGGCATCATCAGGGCCCTGTGCCACCGGGCTCAGGGGCGGCATCATCAGGCCCGCGCCACCGGGCTCAGGGACGGCATCATCCGGCCCCGCGCCACCGGGCTCAGGGACGGCTTCATCTGGCCCCGCGCCACCGGGCTCAGGGACGGCTTCATCTGGCCCTGCGCCACCGGGCTCAGGGACGGCTTCATCCGGCCCCGCGCCACCGGGCTCAGGGACGGCATCATCCCACAAGACAtag
- the LOC122867427 gene encoding basic proline-rich protein-like isoform X1: MFSRAAAQMNDPELVMKSQSTLTPPAGDKCRIWSCWLRGGLRHFPVLSSGWLVGWLSHNHLHSAVQQNKGADSGLQEVTGSRTRPPLHRRDYGGESPQLQVPLGSHQRGPDLDSPHPTPSRRQRDNGSSSSAGWTPGSAASPGAEYPDWLHHRLVWQVHHPQPKGSTEGGENCSAHHQDGAAIHGGPQHPEVQEEGQQDHQRPKPPQPQTVLPADDTATSGPAPAGSGTASSGPAPPGSGTASSGPCATGLRGGIIRPAPPGSGTASSGPAPPGSGTASSGPAPPGSGTASSGPAPPGSGTASSGPAPPGSGTASSHKT, encoded by the exons ATGTTTTCTCGCGCAGCCGCTCAGATGAATGATCCTGAACTTGTGATGAAGTCTCAGTCCACGCTGACGCCGCCTGCTGGTGATAAATGCAGGATTTGGTCGTGCTGGCTCCGAGGAGGACTACGTCAttttcctgtcctgtcctctggttggttggttggttggttgtcACACAATCACCTGCACTCGGCTGTGCAG caaaacaaAGGCGCTGATAGTGGACTACAGGAAGTGACAGGGAGTAGAACACGCCCCCCTCTCCATCGGCGGGACTACGGTGGAGAGAGTCCGCAGCTTCAGGTTCCTCTGGGTTCACATCAGCGAGGGCCTGACCTGGACTCACCACACCCGACACCATCACGAAGACAGCGAGACAATGGCTCTTCTTCCTCCGCAGGCTGGACTCCAGGATCTGCAGCTTCTCCAGGTGCAGAGTATCCTGACTGGCTGCATCACCGCCTGGTGTGGCAGGTGCACCACCCTCAACCGAAAGGCTCTACagagggtggtgaaaactgctcAGCACATCACCAGGATGGAGCTGCCATCCATGGAGGACCTCAACACCCAGAGGTGCAGGAAGAAGGCCAACAGGATCATCAGAGACCAAAACCACCGCAGCCACAAACTGTTCTGCCTGCTGACGATACCGCAACATCCGGCCCCGCGCCAGCGGGCTCAGGGACGGCATCATCCGGCCCCGCGCCACCGGGCTCAGGGACGGCATCATCAGGGCCCTGTGCCACCGGGCTCAGGGGCGGCATCATCAGGCCCGCGCCACCGGGCTCAGGGACGGCATCATCCGGCCCCGCGCCACCGGGCTCAGGGACGGCTTCATCTGGCCCCGCGCCACCGGGCTCAGGGACGGCTTCATCTGGCCCTGCGCCACCGGGCTCAGGGACGGCTTCATCCGGCCCCGCGCCACCGGGCTCAGGGACGGCATCATCCCACAAGACAtag
- the nog3 gene encoding noggin-3: MDHSCCCLAVFLLALSLGFRIEEATCQHYYLLRPIPSDSLPVVDLREDPDPVLDPKEKDLNETELRSTLGSHFDPHFMSVSPPEDKYAGNEDVSEADLRQKLSGAMPKEIRAMEFEVQHGKKQKPSKKLRRRLQLWLWSYASCPVVYAWNDLGSRFWPRYVKVGSCYNKRSCSVPEGMVCKPAKSTHFTVLRWRCLQKKGGLKCAWIPVQYPIISECKCSCPT, from the coding sequence ATGGATCACTCCTGCTGTTGCTTGGCTGTGTTTCTGCTCGCTCTGTCTCTGGGCTTCAGGATAGAGGAGGCCACGTGCCAACACTACTATCTCCTCCGTCCCATTCCCAGCGACTCTCTGCCCGTGGTGGACCTCAGAGAGGACCCGGATCCGGTGCTGGACCCTAAGGAGAAGGACCTGAACGAGACGGAGCTCAGGAGCACTCTGGGCAGCCACTTCGACCCGCACTTCATGTCCGTCTCCCCGCCGGAGGACAAGTACGCGGGGAACGAGGACGTGAGCGAGGCGGACCTCCGGCAGAAGCTCTCCGGAGCGATGCCCAAAGAGATCCGGGCCATGGAGTTCGAGGTCCAGCACGGCAAGAAGCAGAAGCCGAGTAAAAAACTCCGGAGAAGGCTGCAGCTGTGGCTGTGGTCGTACGCCTCCTGCCCGGTTGTTTACGCGTGGAACGACCTGGGCAGCCGGTTCTGGCCGCGCTACGTGAAGGTGGGGAGCTGCTACAATAAGCGGTCTTGTTCGGTCCCTGAAGGGATGGTCTGCAAACCTGCCAAATCGACTCACTTTACGGTCCTGCGATGGCGCTGCCTGCAGAAAAAGGGGGGTCTGAAATGCGCCTGGATACCCGTTCAGTACCCGATCATATCCGAGTGCAAATGCTCCTGCCCGACCTGA